A window from Rana temporaria chromosome 8, aRanTem1.1, whole genome shotgun sequence encodes these proteins:
- the LZTS2 gene encoding leucine zipper putative tumor suppressor 2 isoform X1, whose translation MQHVRSGLPCNIEKSSFSDFSCKRWNRLNINPDNFLSSSVAYVELKPSISYKMAAVQALPLSIDQNSEVTIPQSPPISRSPVSDSTMGSVSSLISGRPYHDKQCKASEFNNKCRKPSNMPNFFKQQEGLLKNNYNSQDQLFTGLPTKKPCASASGGNGNYAYVNEVLKEEWLEARAPNSPCSDLDDLREERTINGNIRGPPPKLIPVSGKLEKNIEKTLIKPTAFKPVVPKKRNTSLQFLVQRNGAANLSDSQGSLNLLFNGNSGGTSEKHSSFSCRNSSVSGTMSDSGRNSLSSLPTYSTNCSHQMEPVSMSMSHINLDNHANVFSERTSRARTRPSNSDSGRSSSSKSTGSLSRGGNQSSDSGSCDRSPINEEILLRELEEKLKDRELELQHLKENLDENEAAICQVYEEKQKRFEQEMEDLRQSCALKMKQASQKAQRMQQVLQLQIFQLQQEKKKLQEDFSQLLQERELLEKRCASFEREHTELGPRLEETKWEVCQKSGEISLLKQQLKDSQAELSQKSNEIVLLRSQLREARSDLQVSEEQVQELQDTSHTKTLELEVCENELQRKKNEAELLREKASKLDQEVTSLREAAIANLRHGLCHCQEKEDPFLVYESDEAKAQRQNAENLQGLKQYMERLREALVSERRRNQEQIECFEEERRIWHEEKEKVIRYQKQLQHNYIQMYQQNRELERDIKQLTLELEARELDEFDLHGAEIQFEEITATEI comes from the exons gtTGCTTATGTGGAGCTAAAACCTTCTATATCTTACAAGATGGCTGCAGTGCAGGCTCTTCCCCTGTCCATTGATCAGAACTCTGAGGTCACCATCCCCCAAAGCCCACCGATCTCTAGGTCTCCGGTGTCTGATAGCACCATGGGAAGTGTGAGCAGTCTAATCTCTGGAAGACCTTACCATGACAAACAGTGTAAGGCCTCCGAATTTAATAACAAGTGCCGCAAGCCTTCCAACATGCCAAACTTTTTTAAGCAGCAGGAAGGACTCCTGAAAAATAATTATAACTCCCAGGATCAACTGTTTACTGGGCTTCCTACAAAGAAACCTTGTGCTTCTGCTTCTGGCGGTAATGGAAACTATGCCTATGTCAATGAGGTCTTAAAAGAGGAGTGGCTGGAAGCCAGAGCACCCAACAGCCCATGCAGTGATTTGGATGACCTACGGGAAGAAAGGACTATCAATGGAAATATAAGGGGTCCTCCACCCAAACTTATTCCTGTTTCTGGAAAACTAGAAAAG AACATTGAAAAGACATTAATAAAACCTACAGCTTTCAAGCCAGTGGTGCCGAAAAAGCGCAACACCTCCCTGCAGTTTCTTGTCCAGAGGAATGGAGCAGCCAACTTATCTGACAGTCAGGGAAGCCTGAACCTCCTTTTCAATGGGAACTCAGGAGGCACGAGTGAGAAGCACAGCTCCTTCAGCTGCAGGAACAGTTCTGTCTCTGGGACCATGTCTGATTCTGGCAGGAATTCTCTTTCCAGTCTTCCCACCTACAGTACGAACTGCAGCCATCAAATGGAGCCAGTCAGTATGTCTATGAGTCACATCAACCTGGATAATCACGCAAACGTGTTTTCTGAGAGGACCTCCAGGGCCAGGACTCGGCCATCGAACTCTGATAGCGGCCGCTCATCCTCTAGTAAGAGCACAGGGTCATTAAGCAGAGGGGGCAACCAGTCATCAGATAGTGGTTCTTGTGACCGGTCTCCAATTAATGAGGAGATTCTCCTCAGAGAACTGGAGGAGAAGCTGAAGGACCGGGAACTGGAACTGCAGCATCTGAAAGAGAATCTGGATGAAAACGAAGCTGCAATTTGCCAG GTCTATGAAGAGAAACAGAAGCGTTTTGAGCAGGAGATGGAGGACTTGCGTCAGAGCTGTGCCCTTAAAATGAAGCAGGCTTCCCAGAAGGCACAGAGGATGCAACAAGTTCTACAACTGCAAATCTTTCAGCtgcagcaggagaagaagaaactGCAGGAGGACTTTTCCCAGCTCCTGCAGGAGAGGGAGCTCCTGGAGAAACGCTGCGCCTCGTTTGAGAGGGAACATACGGAGCTCGGTCCGCGACTGGAGGAAACAAAGTGGGAG GTTTGTCAGAAATCTGGCGAAATATCTCTTCTTAAACAACAGCTGAAGGATTCCCAGGCTGAACTAAGTCAGAAATCCAATGAAATAGTACTGCTTCGTTCCCAGCTGAGAGAAGCTCGATCCGACCTCCAGGTCAGCGAGGAACAAGTGCAAGAGCTGCAGGACACGTCGCATACAAAGACGCTAGAGCTAGAGGTGTGCGAGAACGAACTACAACGCAAAAAGAATGAAGCTGAACTGCTTCGGGAGAAGGCCAGTAAGCTGGACCAAGAGGTAACAAGCCTTAGAGAGGCGGCCATAGCCAACCTTCGACACGGGCTTTGCCATTGCCAGGAGAAGGAAGACCCATTCTTAGTTTATGAAAGCGATGAGGCCAAAGCACAACGGCAAAACGCAGAAAACCTGCAGGGCTTAAAACAGTACATGGAACGGCTCAGGGAGGCGTTGGTGAGCGAACGCAGGAGAAACCAAGAACAAATAGAGTGCTTTGAGGAAGAGCGGCGCATATGGCATGAGGAAAAGGAGAAGGTGATCCGATATCAAAAGCAGTTACAACACAACTACATTCAGATGTACCAACAGAACCGTGAGCTGGAGAGGGACATTAAACAGTTGACACTAGAACTCGAGGCAAGGGAGCTCGATGAATTTGACTTACACGGCGCAGAGATTCAGTTTGAGGAAATCACAGCCACAGAAATTTAA
- the LZTS2 gene encoding leucine zipper putative tumor suppressor 2 isoform X2 gives MAAVQALPLSIDQNSEVTIPQSPPISRSPVSDSTMGSVSSLISGRPYHDKQCKASEFNNKCRKPSNMPNFFKQQEGLLKNNYNSQDQLFTGLPTKKPCASASGGNGNYAYVNEVLKEEWLEARAPNSPCSDLDDLREERTINGNIRGPPPKLIPVSGKLEKNIEKTLIKPTAFKPVVPKKRNTSLQFLVQRNGAANLSDSQGSLNLLFNGNSGGTSEKHSSFSCRNSSVSGTMSDSGRNSLSSLPTYSTNCSHQMEPVSMSMSHINLDNHANVFSERTSRARTRPSNSDSGRSSSSKSTGSLSRGGNQSSDSGSCDRSPINEEILLRELEEKLKDRELELQHLKENLDENEAAICQVYEEKQKRFEQEMEDLRQSCALKMKQASQKAQRMQQVLQLQIFQLQQEKKKLQEDFSQLLQERELLEKRCASFEREHTELGPRLEETKWEVCQKSGEISLLKQQLKDSQAELSQKSNEIVLLRSQLREARSDLQVSEEQVQELQDTSHTKTLELEVCENELQRKKNEAELLREKASKLDQEVTSLREAAIANLRHGLCHCQEKEDPFLVYESDEAKAQRQNAENLQGLKQYMERLREALVSERRRNQEQIECFEEERRIWHEEKEKVIRYQKQLQHNYIQMYQQNRELERDIKQLTLELEARELDEFDLHGAEIQFEEITATEI, from the exons ATGGCTGCAGTGCAGGCTCTTCCCCTGTCCATTGATCAGAACTCTGAGGTCACCATCCCCCAAAGCCCACCGATCTCTAGGTCTCCGGTGTCTGATAGCACCATGGGAAGTGTGAGCAGTCTAATCTCTGGAAGACCTTACCATGACAAACAGTGTAAGGCCTCCGAATTTAATAACAAGTGCCGCAAGCCTTCCAACATGCCAAACTTTTTTAAGCAGCAGGAAGGACTCCTGAAAAATAATTATAACTCCCAGGATCAACTGTTTACTGGGCTTCCTACAAAGAAACCTTGTGCTTCTGCTTCTGGCGGTAATGGAAACTATGCCTATGTCAATGAGGTCTTAAAAGAGGAGTGGCTGGAAGCCAGAGCACCCAACAGCCCATGCAGTGATTTGGATGACCTACGGGAAGAAAGGACTATCAATGGAAATATAAGGGGTCCTCCACCCAAACTTATTCCTGTTTCTGGAAAACTAGAAAAG AACATTGAAAAGACATTAATAAAACCTACAGCTTTCAAGCCAGTGGTGCCGAAAAAGCGCAACACCTCCCTGCAGTTTCTTGTCCAGAGGAATGGAGCAGCCAACTTATCTGACAGTCAGGGAAGCCTGAACCTCCTTTTCAATGGGAACTCAGGAGGCACGAGTGAGAAGCACAGCTCCTTCAGCTGCAGGAACAGTTCTGTCTCTGGGACCATGTCTGATTCTGGCAGGAATTCTCTTTCCAGTCTTCCCACCTACAGTACGAACTGCAGCCATCAAATGGAGCCAGTCAGTATGTCTATGAGTCACATCAACCTGGATAATCACGCAAACGTGTTTTCTGAGAGGACCTCCAGGGCCAGGACTCGGCCATCGAACTCTGATAGCGGCCGCTCATCCTCTAGTAAGAGCACAGGGTCATTAAGCAGAGGGGGCAACCAGTCATCAGATAGTGGTTCTTGTGACCGGTCTCCAATTAATGAGGAGATTCTCCTCAGAGAACTGGAGGAGAAGCTGAAGGACCGGGAACTGGAACTGCAGCATCTGAAAGAGAATCTGGATGAAAACGAAGCTGCAATTTGCCAG GTCTATGAAGAGAAACAGAAGCGTTTTGAGCAGGAGATGGAGGACTTGCGTCAGAGCTGTGCCCTTAAAATGAAGCAGGCTTCCCAGAAGGCACAGAGGATGCAACAAGTTCTACAACTGCAAATCTTTCAGCtgcagcaggagaagaagaaactGCAGGAGGACTTTTCCCAGCTCCTGCAGGAGAGGGAGCTCCTGGAGAAACGCTGCGCCTCGTTTGAGAGGGAACATACGGAGCTCGGTCCGCGACTGGAGGAAACAAAGTGGGAG GTTTGTCAGAAATCTGGCGAAATATCTCTTCTTAAACAACAGCTGAAGGATTCCCAGGCTGAACTAAGTCAGAAATCCAATGAAATAGTACTGCTTCGTTCCCAGCTGAGAGAAGCTCGATCCGACCTCCAGGTCAGCGAGGAACAAGTGCAAGAGCTGCAGGACACGTCGCATACAAAGACGCTAGAGCTAGAGGTGTGCGAGAACGAACTACAACGCAAAAAGAATGAAGCTGAACTGCTTCGGGAGAAGGCCAGTAAGCTGGACCAAGAGGTAACAAGCCTTAGAGAGGCGGCCATAGCCAACCTTCGACACGGGCTTTGCCATTGCCAGGAGAAGGAAGACCCATTCTTAGTTTATGAAAGCGATGAGGCCAAAGCACAACGGCAAAACGCAGAAAACCTGCAGGGCTTAAAACAGTACATGGAACGGCTCAGGGAGGCGTTGGTGAGCGAACGCAGGAGAAACCAAGAACAAATAGAGTGCTTTGAGGAAGAGCGGCGCATATGGCATGAGGAAAAGGAGAAGGTGATCCGATATCAAAAGCAGTTACAACACAACTACATTCAGATGTACCAACAGAACCGTGAGCTGGAGAGGGACATTAAACAGTTGACACTAGAACTCGAGGCAAGGGAGCTCGATGAATTTGACTTACACGGCGCAGAGATTCAGTTTGAGGAAATCACAGCCACAGAAATTTAA